One genomic segment of Streptomyces liangshanensis includes these proteins:
- a CDS encoding succinic semialdehyde dehydrogenase, translating into MTDSQAPAALGTNPVAPAPAGARTAADVVTPEVIAQLTHGVVGSGRTAGHSPFTGEKLADLPESTPEDVATAFARARAAQPLWAALPVRQRAAVLLRFHDLVLERQAEVLDLIQLETGKARLHAHEEVQGLAVEARHYGRHAASYLRPRRHTGAVPTLTKVTELRGPRGVVGQIAPWNYPLELSAGDALPAFAAGNAVVMKPDTETALTALWARDLLVEAGLPADVFQVVLGEGPVIGPELVKHADYVSFTGSTRTGREVARGAADRLIGASLELGGKNAMLVLRDADVEKAAAGAVRACFSSAGQLCISIERLYVHESVADAFVERFAARTKAMRLGNFLAYGADMGSLAGENQLRTVVRHVEEAVAKGATLVAGGVARPDVGPYFYEPTILDGVEAPMTVCAEETFGPVVSVYRFGDEDEVIGLANSTAYGLNASVWTKDARRGHEIAARLRAGTVNINEGYAAAYGSVRAPMGGMKDSGLGRRHGAEGILKFTEAQTIAHQRLLPLGPAFGMDDEKYAALMTRSLRLMKAFRLH; encoded by the coding sequence ATGACCGATTCGCAGGCCCCCGCCGCTCTCGGGACCAACCCCGTCGCCCCCGCCCCGGCCGGGGCGCGTACCGCCGCCGACGTGGTCACCCCCGAGGTGATCGCCCAGCTGACCCACGGCGTGGTCGGGTCCGGGCGGACGGCCGGGCACAGCCCGTTCACCGGTGAGAAGCTGGCCGACCTGCCCGAGTCCACCCCCGAGGACGTCGCGACCGCGTTCGCGCGCGCCCGCGCCGCCCAGCCGCTCTGGGCCGCGCTGCCCGTACGGCAGCGGGCCGCCGTGCTGCTGCGCTTCCACGACCTGGTGCTGGAGCGGCAGGCCGAGGTGCTCGACCTGATCCAGCTGGAGACCGGCAAGGCGCGGCTGCACGCGCACGAGGAGGTCCAGGGCCTGGCCGTGGAGGCCCGGCACTACGGGCGCCACGCCGCGTCGTACCTGCGGCCCAGACGCCACACCGGGGCCGTGCCGACCCTGACGAAGGTCACCGAACTGCGCGGGCCCCGGGGGGTGGTGGGGCAGATAGCGCCCTGGAACTACCCGCTGGAGCTGTCCGCCGGGGACGCGCTGCCCGCGTTCGCCGCCGGGAACGCCGTGGTGATGAAGCCCGACACCGAGACCGCGCTCACCGCCCTGTGGGCCCGTGACCTGCTGGTCGAGGCGGGGCTGCCCGCCGATGTCTTCCAGGTGGTCCTGGGCGAGGGCCCGGTGATCGGCCCGGAGCTCGTGAAGCACGCCGACTACGTCTCCTTCACCGGCTCGACCCGTACCGGCCGCGAGGTCGCCAGGGGCGCCGCCGACCGGCTGATCGGCGCCTCGCTGGAGCTGGGCGGCAAGAACGCCATGCTGGTCCTGCGGGACGCGGACGTGGAGAAGGCGGCCGCGGGCGCGGTCCGGGCCTGTTTCTCCTCCGCCGGCCAACTCTGCATCTCCATCGAGCGGTTGTACGTGCACGAGTCGGTGGCCGACGCGTTCGTGGAGCGGTTCGCCGCCCGGACGAAGGCCATGCGCCTCGGCAACTTTCTCGCGTACGGCGCCGACATGGGCTCCCTCGCGGGCGAGAACCAGCTCAGGACGGTCGTCCGGCACGTCGAGGAGGCCGTCGCCAAGGGCGCCACCCTCGTCGCGGGCGGGGTGGCCAGGCCCGACGTCGGACCGTACTTCTACGAGCCGACCATCCTCGACGGGGTCGAGGCGCCGATGACGGTGTGCGCGGAGGAGACGTTCGGACCGGTGGTCTCCGTCTACCGCTTCGGCGACGAGGACGAGGTGATCGGACTGGCCAACTCCACCGCGTACGGCCTCAACGCGAGCGTGTGGACGAAGGACGCCCGCCGGGGCCACGAGATCGCGGCGCGGCTGCGGGCCGGCACGGTCAACATCAACGAGGGCTACGCGGCGGCGTACGGGAGCGTCCGGGCGCCGATGGGCGGCATGAAGGACTCGGGGCTCGGCCGGCGCCACGGGGCGGAGGGCATCCTCAAGTTCACCGAGGCCCAGACGATCGCGCACCAGCGACTCCTGCCGCTGGGGCCGGCGTTCGGGATGGACGACGAGAAGTACGCGGCGCTCATGACCCGGAGCCTGCGCCTGATGAAGGCGTTCCGGCTGCACTGA
- a CDS encoding TlpA family protein disulfide reductase gives MRRSGTGASRAPRTAVLTALVVTVALALSACDAGGSGGGTGTGGAAGADGVAVVPAGERVLPRALAGRTLEGRPLDIADRKGQVVVINVWGSWCPPCIAEAPHFVEVAKETEGKGVAFVGIDTRDPDRIPALAFQKDLGLPYPSLYDPTGKLILDGFPKGTLNPQTLPSTIFLDREGRIAARALRAIGADGLREVITPLLAEK, from the coding sequence GTGAGACGTTCCGGTACGGGCGCCTCCCGTGCCCCCCGTACCGCCGTGCTGACCGCGCTGGTCGTCACCGTCGCGCTGGCCCTGTCGGCGTGCGACGCCGGCGGGTCCGGGGGTGGTACGGGAACGGGCGGCGCGGCGGGTGCCGACGGTGTCGCGGTCGTCCCGGCGGGGGAGCGGGTCCTGCCCCGCGCGCTCGCCGGCAGGACGCTCGAAGGGCGGCCGCTCGACATCGCCGACCGCAAGGGCCAGGTGGTCGTGATCAACGTCTGGGGCTCCTGGTGCCCGCCCTGCATCGCTGAGGCCCCGCACTTCGTGGAGGTCGCGAAGGAGACGGAGGGCAAGGGGGTCGCGTTCGTCGGGATCGACACCCGCGACCCCGACCGGATCCCGGCCCTCGCCTTCCAGAAGGACCTCGGCCTCCCGTACCCGAGCCTGTACGACCCGACGGGCAAGCTGATACTCGACGGCTTCCCCAAGGGCACCCTCAACCCCCAGACGCTCCCGTCCACGATCTTCCTCGACCGTGAGGGAAGGATCGCGGCCCGCGCGCTCCGGGCGATCGGCGCCGACGGTCTCCGCGAGGTGATCACCCCGCTGCTCGCGGAGAAGTGA
- a CDS encoding serine/threonine-protein kinase: MLAGRYRLGECIGSGGMGKVWRAHDEVLHRTVAVKELTAGRYVNEADRAVLHQRTQKEARAAARITHPGVVTVHDVLDHDGRPWIVMQYVDGPSLADAAKDAGRIDWREATRIGLQVLGALRAAHGAGVLHRDVKPGNVLLARDGNVLLTDFGIAAIEGDATITRTGELVGSIDYLAPERVRGADPGPASDLWSLGVTLYTAVQGVSPFRRTSPLSTMQAVVTEEPPRADRAGELEPVIAALLAKDPAVRPGAAETEMMLRDVAAGRTSSGEPVYVPTQVTAPLPAPAPEAGTPPPTPVPAGPAPPAPTGFGPPLPASATPPPGTPAPTGTPGPARRPGRRRTAVIAIVVAAVLGTGGGFAALKWGGSTDDSAQPRPSVSGGATSGGSGTDGSGTEGKPQDSQDAQDPPRPQKDPTVPAGWHRVEDPAGFSLNVPDGWERRTDGSQIDYTPDDGDHFIRISVDTPQFPDPYAHLLDLEDQFQKRATYQKVRLERNTFRDQTLSAVWEFTWDEEQGHPGPRHAIDQMYFSDSGETEYALYMSGPEEDWETTRRQFDRVLRSWEAPPEETG; this comes from the coding sequence ATGCTCGCCGGGCGGTACCGACTGGGCGAGTGCATCGGCAGCGGCGGCATGGGCAAGGTGTGGCGCGCACACGACGAGGTGCTGCACCGCACGGTCGCGGTGAAGGAGCTGACCGCCGGACGGTACGTCAACGAGGCCGACCGGGCCGTACTGCACCAGCGCACGCAGAAGGAGGCCCGGGCCGCCGCCCGGATCACCCACCCCGGTGTGGTGACCGTGCACGACGTCCTCGACCACGACGGCCGGCCCTGGATCGTCATGCAGTACGTGGACGGCCCCTCGCTCGCCGACGCCGCCAAGGACGCCGGGCGCATCGACTGGCGCGAGGCGACCAGGATCGGCCTCCAGGTGCTCGGCGCGCTGCGCGCCGCACACGGCGCCGGGGTGCTGCACCGCGACGTGAAGCCCGGGAACGTCCTGCTCGCGCGGGACGGCAACGTCCTGCTCACCGACTTCGGCATCGCGGCGATCGAGGGCGACGCCACGATCACCAGGACCGGCGAACTGGTCGGCTCCATCGACTACTTGGCACCCGAGCGGGTCCGGGGCGCCGATCCCGGCCCCGCCTCCGACCTCTGGTCGCTCGGGGTGACGCTGTACACCGCCGTCCAAGGCGTCTCGCCGTTCCGCCGCACGTCACCGCTGTCGACCATGCAGGCCGTGGTCACGGAGGAGCCGCCCCGCGCCGACCGGGCCGGGGAGCTGGAGCCGGTGATCGCCGCGCTGCTGGCCAAGGACCCGGCGGTACGGCCCGGCGCCGCCGAGACCGAGATGATGCTGCGCGACGTGGCGGCGGGACGTACGTCCTCGGGGGAGCCGGTGTACGTGCCGACGCAGGTGACCGCGCCCCTCCCCGCGCCCGCGCCCGAGGCGGGCACGCCGCCCCCGACGCCCGTACCCGCCGGGCCCGCCCCTCCCGCCCCGACCGGCTTCGGGCCGCCGCTCCCCGCCTCCGCCACCCCGCCGCCGGGCACCCCGGCGCCGACCGGGACGCCCGGCCCCGCGCGCCGGCCCGGCCGGCGCCGTACCGCGGTGATCGCGATCGTGGTCGCCGCGGTCCTCGGCACAGGCGGTGGCTTCGCGGCCCTCAAGTGGGGCGGTTCCACGGACGATTCGGCGCAGCCGCGCCCGAGCGTCTCCGGCGGCGCCACGTCCGGCGGGAGCGGTACGGACGGGAGCGGTACGGAGGGGAAGCCCCAGGACTCCCAGGACGCGCAGGACCCGCCCCGGCCCCAGAAGGACCCGACCGTCCCGGCCGGCTGGCACCGCGTCGAGGACCCCGCGGGATTCAGCCTCAACGTCCCCGACGGCTGGGAGCGCCGGACGGACGGCAGCCAAATCGACTACACGCCCGACGACGGCGACCACTTCATCCGGATCAGCGTCGACACCCCGCAGTTCCCCGACCCGTACGCGCATCTGCTCGACCTGGAGGACCAGTTCCAGAAGCGCGCGACCTACCAGAAGGTCAGGCTGGAGCGGAACACGTTCCGGGACCAGACCCTGTCCGCGGTCTGGGAGTTCACCTGGGACGAGGAGCAGGGGCACCCCGGCCCCCGGCACGCCATCGACCAGATGTACTTCTCGGACAGCGGCGAGACGGAGTACGCGCTGTACATGTCGGGTCCCGAGGAGGACTGGGAGACCACGCGCCGTCAGTTCGACCGCGTGCTGCGCAGTTGGGAAGCCCCGCCCGAGGAGACCGGGTGA
- a CDS encoding protein kinase gives MDDYAGRVLADRYRLPLPPSDEYELAETRAFDTYSGQEVLVRQVPLPEVVEAEVIDADGGATPRRASGREPRRPTDPAVRRAIEAAQSAAQIPDHPRLDQVFDVFAESGSLWIVSELITARPLAALLAERPLNPYRAAEIAADVLTAVRVLHGHGWTHRNITARTVLVCDDGRVVLTGLAAGAAEEALCGYAPVPVAPGVPGMPLPPEPAGEQPGASWEAGQDVAAEAPEPHAIQAPHESPASYEIPAPHEIPEAYGPGAQGAELQGSELQGSEQGEPGLPGLPRPERGQAGYGYGYGGTAAPEVPGQTAGVPYGGSSGTSGAMPRPQHGTPGIPAPFGGQPALPGGGSASGDIRAARAGAIAAYRAGARAAARVTEEQQRAADTGPVPLAVPRQPDGNGPGAAGPGATGPGAGAPGGNGPGGNGPGANGPGANAPGGGGPGQDWWAQPPRADDRHHAEDADAYADDDENDDDPPLPYRAELAGTWRDGPAPWNDSSGSVPAGGGNPYGPHAQGPFGTGGGTGQPGAAPHGPASGDGRDGTYGPGGDGPRRPAGGGRPALPAGGGGTPGAAMARSGDTPYTGPGSGSWHPSGARDALRADAQRHSPNLPAVSGQAVAGRWDDVVASGSVPAYRGPATPLAAERARQARIAIVGAVTERWAPEQAGPVHENWQLAPPIGPSTDLWALGALLYRAVQGHAPYPEESAAELVQLVVAEPPAFAEECGPLRPVVESLLRQDPTERPDFEELRGWLRSLVRSAPEPEAGLDVVQVPSVDGRLPIKRRRGELVRKRRSGLTGGRHRHKKGKERAAKDGGRSAVAAEQRHEPRQEEREARYESGGHRDERVENESYRTERQPFVRQQFDRQEYETEELYDRSSRSPRGPGNRTPRSLGRTLLILILLLLVAAIAFAVMFMPKADPQQGQSVGEATPTGSSAGSPPPGPRTSEPDKSGTEKADPPPKKPSAPPASGPAVNLAKGFALRQDPEGFRIAVGENWQRRPINDSGQVRYVGGDFTLIVVPGRDSVADNGADPMVYQRERERELQPFRDSSWSSASGLRRIDVGRQAMAEGQFTWTDNNGREVYVRNLAVVIAGRYHVIQVIGPDSQRDRVSEMYQQATSAYQVTD, from the coding sequence GTGGACGACTACGCGGGACGGGTGCTGGCCGACCGCTATCGCCTTCCCCTGCCCCCCTCCGACGAGTACGAACTCGCCGAGACCCGGGCCTTCGACACGTACAGCGGCCAGGAAGTCCTGGTACGGCAGGTGCCGTTGCCCGAGGTCGTCGAGGCGGAGGTCATCGACGCGGACGGCGGCGCGACGCCCCGGCGCGCCTCGGGGCGGGAGCCGCGCAGGCCGACCGACCCGGCGGTGCGGCGGGCCATCGAGGCCGCGCAGAGCGCCGCGCAGATCCCCGACCACCCCCGGCTCGACCAGGTCTTCGACGTGTTCGCGGAGTCCGGGTCGCTGTGGATCGTCAGCGAACTGATCACGGCGCGGCCGCTGGCGGCGCTGCTCGCCGAGAGGCCCCTCAACCCGTACCGGGCCGCGGAGATCGCGGCCGACGTGCTCACCGCCGTGCGGGTGCTCCACGGCCACGGCTGGACGCACCGCAACATCACCGCGCGCACCGTGCTCGTCTGCGACGACGGGCGGGTGGTGCTGACCGGCCTCGCGGCGGGAGCGGCGGAGGAGGCGCTCTGCGGGTACGCGCCGGTGCCGGTGGCGCCCGGGGTGCCGGGCATGCCGCTCCCGCCCGAGCCCGCCGGGGAACAGCCGGGCGCGTCGTGGGAGGCCGGGCAGGACGTGGCGGCCGAGGCTCCCGAGCCCCACGCGATCCAGGCGCCCCACGAGAGCCCCGCGTCCTACGAGATTCCCGCGCCCCACGAGATTCCCGAGGCGTACGGTCCCGGGGCTCAGGGCGCCGAGCTCCAGGGTTCCGAGCTCCAGGGTTCCGAGCAGGGGGAGCCCGGGCTGCCGGGGCTGCCGCGCCCGGAGCGGGGACAGGCCGGGTACGGCTACGGGTACGGCGGTACGGCGGCCCCCGAGGTGCCGGGGCAGACGGCCGGGGTGCCGTACGGCGGGTCGTCCGGGACGTCCGGCGCGATGCCCCGCCCCCAGCACGGCACGCCGGGCATCCCGGCGCCCTTCGGCGGCCAGCCGGCGCTGCCCGGCGGCGGCAGCGCGTCGGGGGACATCCGCGCGGCGCGCGCGGGCGCGATCGCCGCGTACCGCGCGGGGGCGCGGGCCGCCGCCCGCGTGACGGAGGAGCAGCAGCGCGCGGCCGACACGGGCCCGGTGCCCCTGGCCGTCCCGAGGCAGCCGGACGGCAACGGACCGGGCGCCGCGGGGCCGGGCGCCACCGGACCGGGCGCAGGCGCGCCCGGCGGCAACGGACCCGGCGGCAACGGACCCGGCGCCAACGGACCCGGCGCCAACGCACCGGGCGGCGGCGGGCCCGGCCAGGACTGGTGGGCGCAGCCGCCGCGGGCGGACGACCGCCACCACGCCGAGGACGCCGACGCCTACGCGGACGACGACGAGAACGACGACGACCCGCCGCTGCCGTACCGCGCGGAGCTGGCCGGCACCTGGCGCGACGGCCCGGCCCCCTGGAACGACTCGTCGGGCTCCGTCCCGGCGGGCGGCGGCAACCCCTACGGCCCGCACGCACAAGGCCCGTTCGGCACGGGCGGCGGTACGGGGCAGCCGGGCGCCGCGCCGCACGGGCCCGCGTCCGGGGACGGTCGCGACGGAACGTACGGGCCCGGCGGGGACGGACCCCGGCGGCCGGCCGGCGGCGGGCGCCCCGCGCTGCCCGCCGGCGGCGGTGGTACGCCGGGCGCGGCCATGGCGCGGAGCGGCGACACCCCGTACACCGGCCCCGGCAGCGGGAGCTGGCATCCCAGTGGCGCCCGCGACGCGCTGCGCGCCGACGCCCAGCGGCACTCCCCGAACCTCCCCGCCGTCAGCGGCCAGGCCGTCGCCGGGCGCTGGGACGACGTCGTGGCGAGCGGTTCCGTACCGGCGTACCGCGGCCCCGCCACGCCCCTCGCCGCCGAGCGGGCCCGCCAGGCGCGCATCGCGATCGTCGGCGCCGTCACCGAGCGGTGGGCCCCCGAGCAGGCGGGCCCCGTCCACGAGAATTGGCAACTCGCCCCGCCCATCGGCCCCTCCACCGACCTGTGGGCGCTCGGCGCGCTCCTCTACCGCGCGGTGCAGGGCCACGCCCCGTACCCGGAGGAGAGCGCCGCCGAGCTGGTCCAGCTCGTCGTCGCCGAACCGCCCGCCTTCGCCGAGGAGTGCGGCCCGCTGCGCCCCGTCGTCGAGTCGCTGCTCCGCCAGGACCCCACGGAACGGCCCGACTTCGAGGAGCTGCGCGGCTGGCTGCGCTCGCTCGTCCGGTCGGCGCCCGAACCGGAAGCGGGTCTGGACGTCGTCCAGGTGCCGTCCGTCGACGGCAGGCTGCCCATCAAGCGCCGCCGGGGCGAGCTGGTGCGCAAGCGCCGCAGCGGCCTGACCGGCGGACGCCACCGGCACAAGAAGGGCAAGGAGCGCGCGGCGAAGGACGGCGGCAGGTCCGCCGTCGCGGCCGAGCAGCGCCACGAGCCCCGGCAGGAGGAGCGGGAGGCCCGGTACGAAAGCGGCGGCCACCGCGACGAGCGGGTCGAGAACGAGTCGTACCGCACCGAGCGCCAGCCGTTCGTCCGCCAGCAGTTCGACCGCCAGGAGTACGAGACCGAGGAGCTGTACGACCGGTCGTCGCGCTCCCCGCGCGGCCCCGGCAACCGCACGCCCCGCTCCCTCGGCCGCACCCTGCTCATCCTGATCCTGCTGCTGCTCGTCGCCGCCATCGCCTTCGCCGTGATGTTCATGCCGAAGGCCGACCCGCAGCAGGGGCAGAGCGTCGGCGAGGCGACCCCCACCGGTTCCTCCGCCGGGTCACCGCCGCCCGGGCCGCGGACGTCCGAGCCGGACAAGTCCGGTACGGAGAAGGCGGATCCGCCGCCGAAGAAGCCGTCCGCGCCGCCCGCCTCCGGACCCGCGGTCAACCTCGCCAAGGGCTTCGCGCTGCGCCAGGACCCCGAGGGATTCCGGATCGCCGTCGGGGAGAACTGGCAGCGGCGTCCCATCAACGACAGCGGCCAGGTCCGGTACGTCGGCGGCGACTTCACGCTGATCGTCGTCCCCGGCCGGGACTCCGTCGCGGACAACGGCGCCGACCCGATGGTCTACCAGCGCGAGAGGGAACGGGAACTCCAGCCGTTCCGCGACTCCTCCTGGTCCAGCGCCTCCGGGCTGCGGCGGATCGACGTCGGCCGCCAGGCGATGGCGGAGGGGCAGTTCACCTGGACGGACAACAACGGCCGTGAGGTGTACGTCCGCAACCTCGCGGTGGTCATCGCGGGCCGCTACCACGTCATCCAGGTGATCGGCCCGGACAGCCAGCGGGACAGGGTCAGCGAGATGTACCAGCAGGCCACGTCCGCCTACCAGGTGACCGACTGA
- a CDS encoding serine/threonine-protein kinase, with protein MSEAEQSRDTAQEPQRDEPGQDAEKSADGSPEGRLLAGRYRLGAVLGRGGMGTVWRALDEMLGRTVAVKELRFPSSIDDDEKRRLITRTLREAKAIARIRNNGAVTVFDVVDEDDRPWIVMELVEGKSLAEAVREDGLLSPRRAAEVGLAVLDVLRSAHREGILHRDVKPSNVLIAEDGRVVLTDFGIAQVEGDPSVTSTGMLVGAPSYISPERARGHKPGPAADLWSLGGLLYASVEGSPPYDKGSAIATLTAVMTEPLEPPKHAGPLTDVIYGLLDKDPERRLDDSGARALLQAVVDAPDRPVEPEPGPEATRVVPLPPVPGRDKLVKQGRPARPSGEASADRVRGALRSSVRSASAAVRTAPAPEPLAPARPAPPKASLTDVVPRRTLIIIGIVAVLAVLGTILAVSLGGGPDGGTDQGKGASSSAGAAAGTEDDGKDTGKDGSAEPNGGKSADAEPSGAATDSAASAGSADDKGGDAQDNSGSSDSGKGSGKGGEGKGKGGGGAIPAGYATVTDTQFHFTMALPEGYKKHGIAGQNSGGKYSLVSGGLPRVQIDYTSSPGTDAKASWVQQRQAIRSGIPGYEDLGIETVSYNGYPTVADWQWRYTENGQRARALNRGFRVDSGHGYAILIRCKDSEWDGAECRTLRETAFKTFKPKD; from the coding sequence ATGTCGGAGGCGGAGCAGTCGCGGGACACGGCGCAGGAGCCCCAGCGGGACGAGCCCGGTCAGGACGCGGAGAAGAGCGCCGACGGGAGCCCCGAGGGACGCCTGCTCGCGGGCAGGTACCGGCTCGGCGCCGTCCTCGGGCGCGGTGGCATGGGCACGGTCTGGCGCGCGCTCGACGAGATGCTCGGTCGTACGGTCGCGGTGAAGGAGCTGCGCTTCCCCTCCAGCATCGACGACGACGAGAAGCGCCGGCTCATCACCCGCACGCTGCGCGAGGCCAAGGCGATCGCCCGGATCCGCAACAACGGCGCGGTCACCGTCTTCGACGTCGTGGACGAGGACGACCGCCCCTGGATCGTCATGGAGCTGGTCGAGGGCAAGTCCCTCGCCGAGGCCGTCCGTGAGGACGGCCTGCTGTCGCCCCGGCGCGCGGCCGAGGTGGGACTCGCCGTCCTCGACGTGCTGCGCTCCGCCCACCGCGAGGGCATCCTGCACCGCGACGTGAAGCCGTCGAACGTGCTGATCGCCGAGGACGGGCGGGTGGTCCTCACCGACTTCGGCATCGCGCAGGTCGAGGGCGACCCCTCGGTCACCTCGACGGGCATGCTCGTCGGCGCCCCCTCGTACATCTCGCCCGAGCGCGCCCGCGGCCACAAGCCGGGCCCCGCCGCCGACCTCTGGTCGCTGGGCGGGCTGCTGTACGCGTCGGTCGAGGGCAGCCCGCCGTACGACAAGGGTTCCGCGATCGCCACGCTCACGGCCGTGATGACCGAGCCGCTGGAGCCGCCCAAGCACGCCGGGCCGCTCACGGACGTCATCTACGGCCTGCTCGACAAGGACCCCGAACGGCGACTGGACGACAGCGGCGCGCGGGCGCTGCTCCAGGCCGTCGTCGACGCGCCCGACCGGCCCGTCGAGCCCGAGCCGGGTCCCGAGGCCACCCGGGTCGTCCCGCTGCCGCCCGTGCCGGGCCGCGACAAGCTCGTCAAGCAGGGCAGGCCCGCCAGGCCTTCGGGCGAGGCGTCGGCCGACCGGGTGCGCGGGGCGCTGCGTTCCTCCGTACGGAGCGCGTCGGCGGCGGTCAGAACGGCCCCCGCTCCCGAGCCGCTCGCCCCGGCCCGGCCCGCCCCGCCGAAGGCCTCGCTCACCGATGTGGTGCCCCGGCGCACGCTGATCATCATCGGGATCGTCGCCGTCCTCGCCGTCCTGGGCACGATCCTCGCTGTCTCGCTGGGCGGGGGCCCCGACGGGGGCACGGACCAGGGCAAGGGCGCCTCCTCCTCCGCCGGGGCCGCGGCCGGCACCGAGGACGACGGCAAGGACACCGGCAAGGACGGGAGCGCGGAGCCCAACGGCGGGAAGAGCGCCGACGCCGAGCCCTCCGGCGCCGCGACGGACTCCGCCGCCTCCGCCGGTTCCGCGGACGACAAGGGCGGCGACGCGCAGGACAACTCCGGTTCGTCCGACAGCGGCAAGGGCAGTGGCAAGGGCGGCGAAGGCAAGGGCAAGGGCGGTGGCGGGGCGATACCGGCCGGGTACGCGACGGTCACGGACACCCAGTTCCACTTCACGATGGCCCTGCCCGAGGGATACAAGAAGCACGGGATCGCGGGGCAGAACTCCGGCGGCAAGTACAGCCTGGTCAGCGGCGGCCTCCCGCGCGTCCAGATCGACTACACCAGCAGCCCCGGCACCGACGCCAAGGCCTCGTGGGTCCAGCAGCGGCAGGCGATACGAAGCGGCATCCCCGGCTACGAGGACCTCGGCATCGAGACCGTCTCGTACAACGGCTACCCGACGGTCGCCGACTGGCAGTGGCGCTATACGGAGAACGGCCAGCGGGCGCGGGCCCTCAACCGCGGCTTCCGGGTCGACAGCGGCCACGGGTACGCCATCCTGATCCGCTGCAAGGACAGCGAATGGGACGGCGCGGAGTGCCGGACCCTGCGTGAGACGGCCTTCAAGACGTTCAAGCCGAAGGACTGA
- a CDS encoding glycerol-3-phosphate dehydrogenase/oxidase produces the protein MKTATLGPAERAQALAAMAERELDVLVVGAGVVGAGTALDAATRGLSTGLVEARDWASGTSSRSSKLIHGGLRYLEMLDFALVREALKERGLLLEKLAPHLVKPVAFLYPLQHKGWERLYAGSGVALYDAMSVSSGHGRGLPTHRHLSRRRAMRVAPCLKKDALVGALQYYDAQMDDARYVATLVRTAATYGAQVASRARVVGFLREGERVVGARVRDEEAGGEYEIRAKQVVNATGVWTDDTQALIAERGQFHVRASKGIHLVVPKDRIHSSTGLILRTEKSVLFVIPWGRHWIVGTTDTDWDLDKAHPAASSADIDYVLEHVNAVLRTPLTRDDVQGVYAGLRPLLAGESDATSKLSREHTVAHPVPGMVVVAGGKYTTYRVMAKDAVDEAVHGLDQRVAECVTEDVPLLGAEGYHALWNARARIAARTGLHVVRVEHLLNRYGTLTEELLELIAADPGLGEPLTGAEDYLRAEVVYAASHEGARHLDDVMTRRTRISIETFDRGTRSARECAELMAPVLGWDKDRVEREVEHYEKRVEAERESQRQPDDLTADAARLGAPDILPI, from the coding sequence GTGAAGACAGCGACACTGGGACCTGCGGAGCGCGCCCAGGCGCTCGCGGCGATGGCCGAACGCGAGCTGGACGTGCTGGTGGTGGGCGCGGGGGTGGTCGGCGCGGGGACCGCGCTGGACGCGGCGACCCGCGGCCTGTCCACCGGCCTCGTCGAGGCCCGCGACTGGGCGTCCGGCACGTCCAGCCGGTCGAGCAAGCTGATCCACGGCGGCCTGCGCTACCTGGAGATGCTCGACTTCGCCCTCGTACGGGAAGCGCTCAAGGAGCGCGGCCTGCTGCTGGAGAAGCTCGCGCCGCACCTGGTCAAGCCGGTCGCCTTCCTCTACCCGTTGCAGCACAAGGGCTGGGAGCGGCTGTACGCGGGCTCGGGCGTGGCGCTGTACGACGCGATGTCCGTGTCGTCCGGGCACGGCCGCGGTCTGCCGACGCACCGTCACCTCTCGCGCCGCCGCGCGATGCGGGTGGCGCCCTGCCTCAAGAAGGACGCCCTGGTGGGGGCGTTGCAGTACTACGACGCGCAGATGGACGACGCGCGGTACGTGGCGACGCTGGTCCGCACGGCGGCGACGTACGGCGCGCAGGTCGCCTCCCGCGCCCGGGTCGTCGGCTTCCTGCGCGAGGGCGAGCGGGTCGTCGGCGCGCGGGTGCGGGACGAGGAGGCCGGCGGGGAGTACGAGATCCGCGCCAAGCAGGTGGTCAACGCGACCGGGGTGTGGACGGACGACACCCAGGCGCTGATCGCCGAGCGGGGGCAGTTCCACGTCCGCGCCTCCAAGGGCATCCACCTGGTCGTGCCCAAGGACCGCATCCACTCCTCGACGGGCCTGATCCTGCGCACGGAGAAGTCGGTGCTGTTCGTCATCCCGTGGGGCCGCCACTGGATCGTGGGCACTACCGACACCGACTGGGACCTGGACAAGGCCCATCCGGCGGCCTCCAGCGCGGACATCGACTACGTGCTGGAGCACGTGAACGCGGTCCTGCGGACCCCGCTGACCCGGGACGACGTCCAGGGGGTGTACGCGGGGCTGCGCCCGCTGCTCGCCGGGGAGTCGGACGCCACGAGCAAGCTCTCCCGCGAGCACACCGTCGCGCACCCGGTGCCGGGCATGGTCGTCGTGGCCGGCGGCAAGTACACGACGTACCGGGTGATGGCGAAGGACGCCGTGGACGAGGCGGTGCACGGCCTCGACCAGCGGGTGGCGGAGTGCGTCACGGAGGACGTGCCGCTGCTCGGCGCGGAGGGGTACCACGCGCTGTGGAACGCGCGGGCGAGGATCGCCGCGCGCACCGGCCTGCACGTGGTCCGGGTGGAGCACCTCCTGAACCGCTACGGGACGCTCACCGAGGAGCTGTTGGAGCTGATCGCCGCCGACCCGGGCCTGGGCGAGCCGCTGACCGGCGCCGAGGACTACCTGCGGGCCGAGGTCGTCTACGCCGCGTCGCACGAGGGGGCGCGCCATCTCGACGACGTCATGACCCGGCGGACGAGGATCTCCATCGAGACGTTCGACCGGGGCACGCGCAGCGCGCGCGAGTGCGCCGAGCTGATGGCGCCGGTCCTCGGCTGGGACAAGGACCGGGTGGAGCGGGAGGTCGAGCACTACGAGAAGAGGGTGGAGGCGGAGCGCGAGTCGCAGCGGCAGCCTGACGACCTGACAGCGGACGCGGCGCGGCTGGGCGCTCCGGACATCCTGCCGATCTGA